Within Candidatus Cloacimonadota bacterium, the genomic segment TCAGCAAGAATATGTGTCTCATCATAGACAATCTTCAGTAAATCATCCGGCTCGATCAACTCTTTATCGAACTGAATACTACGGGTTTCCAGTGCATTCATCTGGAGGATGTTATTGATCGCATGGAGAAGACGTTCGACATTTTTTTCCATAATTGATATTGTGTTCTGACGTACTTTATCAGGAGTGTTTGGATCTTTCAGAATGGAAATGTAACTTTTCAAGGTCTGGATCGGGGTATTAAATTCGTGGGATGATATATTGATAAATTGTGCGCGTTCCTGATCGATCTTCAAAAGTTCCTTGTTCGCATCGCTGAGTTTTTCATAATCCAGAGTATTTTTGATCGCAGTTTCTGCCATGAGGATAAATATCTCGAGAAGCTTTTCATTGAATCGTAGTACCTTGCTTGCACTGGTCAGATTGTCGAGGTAAAGGAATCCGTAAATATTATTATTCACATAGAGGGGTGCACAATAAACAGATCGGAGTTCGTGCCGTTTAATGCTGTCTGAATCTGCGAATCGTTTTTCATCCACAGCATCGAAAGTAGTAAGTGCAACTTGTGACTCATACACGTCTTTCAGCACGGTTTTGCTTATCTTAAGATTATCTTTATCGATTTTTTCACCGGTACTGAGAAGCGCAACATTAAAAACGAAATTATTATTCTCATCCAGGTTGATAAAGAATCCACGCTCGGCGCCGGACAGTTTTATGGCATTGAGTGTGATCTGGTTTTTTAACTCTTCCTGGTTCATGATCTGCAAAATATCTCTGCTGATGGAGATCAGGTTAGAAAGCTGTTCCCGCTGTTCGATCACTTCCTCATATTCGCCAATTTTTTTGAGGATAATGGTGAGGTAAAATCCAGAGAGTTTAATGATCAATTTCTCAGATTTGGTGAAAGGATATTCACCTCTGTCTGCAAGGATGGCAATCCCTTCCAATTCATTTTTTAAGGCAAGGGGAACCAGGCAGAAATGCTGATCTTTTACCGTATAATACTGGCATTGCAACTCGGTTCTCAGTTTATCAAAATAGCGCTGGTGGACACTTGAAATATCTGATCTTTTCAGATTTTTACTTATCCAGAAATCCCCCTCGGCTGTTTGGGCATTGTGAAGAAAGAAGCCGAATTTATCGATTCCAATTACTTCAAGAATATATTTTTTTAAGTAGAATCTGATCTGGTTTACACTTGTAAGATGCAGAAGATCAAAGAAGTAATGCTGCAGTTTTGATGGTGATATATTGGTGCGCTGGGAAACAACTTTTCGTAATTGTTGGGGAGATTGCAATGCATTGTAATGGAATTGATTCCTCATTCTGTTTACATCTGCTTCATCAAGACCCTTACAGATGACATCAAGTTTGCGATTGTATCTTCTCCTGTACTTGTATTCCAGGGCTTTCATATGAAGTGTCCTATAGATAAGTGTAATAAGAACAAGGGATTCACACTGCAAACTCCAGTCCTTCATTTTTTTTGCGATCACTTCAGCTTTGAGGAGTCTGCGGATAACAGTTCTGAGGTTCAATTCTGGTTTTCGTAATAATATTTTGCATTGAAGAATGCGTGTGTAATTATCCCATCGGAGGAATTCGTTTTTTGATGCAAGCGCATGTGCCTGTTCGCAATATATCTCCGCCTGTTTATTGTCCGATGCGATAAGACAGGTGTCTGCAATATTCAGGTAGGACATCATCAATGCATATTCATTTTGATTCTTTTTTGCAAGCGTGCCGGCTTTTTTAAAATTTGTTACAGCTTGTGCATATTTTTTGTCTGCTCTCGCTAGCCATCCCTCAAGTTGGAGCATAAACTCTTTTTCAAGTGATGTATCAATTTTTTCTGCTTTGATCTGCTCATATACAGCACGTAAACCATCATAGTTACCTGAGATAACGAGCCAGAAACAGTAATTTTTCAGATAGGAGTTGATGTTTCCAATTGTACCATGCTTGAAATAATTATCGTATTGACTATCGAGAAAAGCCAGGAATTTTGCCGGTTGGAGGATACGCAATTTCAGAAATGACGACCGGTTGTAAATCTTATTGATAAGTTTGGTGTATTTCAATTTTTTCGCAATGGTGAGAGCAGTTTCGAAATATCGTTCTGCATCCCTGAAATCTCCAAGCTTGAAGCTTGTCTGGGCAATGTTCAGGTTGACCTCCGCCATACCTGATGAGAAGTTGATGTGCTTAAAATACGAGAGTGCTTCTTGTGATTTTTCAAGTCCGTCCCTCAGCGAGCCCTGCTTCATGTTGAGAAAACCCCAGTGGGAGAGAACGTTTGCTATGTTCAGAATATCACCTTCACGTGTGCTGACCTCAAAAGCTTCCTGGTAATGTTGAACTGCTTTCTCGACTTTATTGAGGATGTTATAGGAATCTCCCAGGACTTTCAGAATTCGCCCGAGTCGTATTGGAGCTTCATGTGTTTTTGCAACTTTTTGGGCTTTTTTGAGTTCCTCAATTGCTTGCTCATACGCACCGATCGAGTAATAATAATCCCCGCTAAAGAGAAAGTAGTTTATTTCATGAAAAGGTGCCAACTTTTCATTCGAAAGATTTTTTACGATTGCATGAGCTTTGTCTTCCTCATGAGAGAAATTATAGAGCTCCAGGCGTGCAAGTTCAAGCGAAATTATATCATACGAAAAATTCGAATTCTCAAGTTCATCCAACATTTTTTCAGCTGCAGAAAATTCCCGGCATGCCATTTTAAGGCGTGCATTCATAAGCATGAGTTCGGGATCTTTTTTTATGTATGACAAATACTGCTGGCAGCAAATCTCCTTGATATCGCACTTTTTGAGGAGAATACTAAGAGGATAAAGAGCTTTCAGGTAATCGGTTATTGTCTTTTCACGAAGATGCTCTTTTAGTTTATTTAATTTAAACAATCCTTTGTAACATGATTTCCACGCTGCAATAATATTCTTTGATTCACTATATCTTTGTGTCTTGAGTAGGTGGTAATGGATCTCGGCTTCATGGTCTCCTGCTATTTCACAATGATGAATTATTCCATCAATGATGGCTGATTTTGTTACTTCCTTGGACTTGAAGTAGGTAATAACCTGCTTCGAGATTTTCTTTTTTTCTGATGTACTTATTCCCTTTGCAAGTTCGGCTTTTAGTACAGGATACACAAATTTATAATAACCGTCTTCAATGTAGTCATCATTTTTTACAAGGATATCCAGACTTTCGACATCCTGGATGAAAAAGAAAAGGTCTTTTGAATCTTTCATCTGAAGTGTGTACTGAATGACCTGTGTGGATAAAGGTACTTCGAGGACTGCAAGCTGAGAAAGTAATCCCTTGATCTTATCAGGTATTAATGTGATTTTTTCTTCAATGGCAGATAGGATTTTTTTTGGAAGTTCTACATTCATAATATCCATGTCAAAATGCCAGATATCGTCATCATCGAGAATGATTTTTTTCCCTATCAAATGACTTATTAATTCAAGAATGAAACGCTGGTTCCCGTTTGTGATCCTATAAACCTGATTGCAGAAGTGTTCAGGGCATTTTTGCCCGATTGTCTCCTGAATAAACGTAAAAGCTTCATCCCTCGAAAGGGGCTCGATATGTATCCTGTGAACATCCTCGATCGGATCGAGAATATATGGATTGTATGAACTGAGGATTATTGCAATAGGATAGTTGCCAAGGTCTTTTGAGATGTATTCGAGAAACTGGATCGTTGACGGTTCAACCTTATCTATGCTTGTAATGAAAAACACGATTGGTTTTGTTGCCGAGAAACAGAACATATAATCTCTCGCAAGATCGAAGTCACGCAAAAGCTCGGATTCATCTTCAATAATCTTGAGTGATTTTTCTTCTGATTTAAAAAGAAATTCGCAGAATTTGTTCGATGCGGATTGTTCGAAAAAGTGTTTTCCTTTTTCATCCTGTGAAAGGAATATTTCCTTGCATAACATAAAGAATGGATCACGATGTTCGTCGGTGCAGTTGTAATAGAACACATGGTAATCTTCAGACAGAATATACCATTTGATGTACTGCATGAGGCTGGTCTTGCCTACGCCTTTTTCACCCGTAACAAAGATGATCTCACCTTTTTTGTTCTTCACTTCATTGATCTGGTCACGAAGGGTGATCACATCCTGATCCCTGAAACGGAACTGCTTTGCTTCGATCTGTTTAACAAGTGGAGGTTCGATTGCTAGAGGATATTTTTTCTCCTGCATCTCGTTGATATTTTGTATGATTTCTTTGGTATCACTTACACGCAAAGCCGGATTGAATTCAATCAAATTAAAAATAAGGTCTTCGAGTTTTTTATCTACTGCTGGATTGATCTTGCTTGGAAATTGAGGAATGATATTCGGAATTTTCTTCTCGGACATGAGCTTGATCTCTTCCCTGGAAAACGGAAAAGTGCCGACTGAGAGATAGTACATGATAACACCCAATGCATAGAAATCGCTTTGCGCACTGAAATATGATCCTAGCAGAAGTTCCGGTGCAATATAGGGGAGACTGACAACCTCGCCTTCCGGGTAGGCGTCTGTTTGGGAAATGATTTTATTAAATCCGTAATCACATACTTTGACGTGAAAATCTTCCTCAACTTTCTTATAAAGAACGTTTTCGAGTTTCAGATCCTTGTGAACGATATTATGCTTGTGAAGATGGTTAAGAGCATAACATATCTGTGTAATGATATCAAAAAATTCTTGTTTGTTCCTCTTTGTAAGATGAAAATTCTGCAATCCTTTGCTTTCATAGAACTCGGAGAGCAAGTACAAGCTTTCCTGGTAGATGCCGTAGTCAAAAATCTTTATAAGATTTGGGTGTGATATTTTTGTGATCTCACGCATCACTTTGGGATCCATCTTTTCTCGAATGTCTTCAAGAGGTATCTTGTCAAAGATCTTGATTGCGAGAATGTTCTTTGTAGCGATATCTTCTACTCTATATACTGTGCCGAAGTTACCGGAACCGATCTTTTCTTTCAGTTCATAATGCAAAGCGATCAAACTCATGTAAACTCCTGGTTAAAATAAATATGCCGCAATTATCGTTTAATCTCGTAAAAATCATTTGTTGGTTCTCATAATAAACTGTCAATAATTTGGTTGGGATACTCATGATAAGGAGAAATCAGTTTGAAATAAATTTGACAAGTCAACCCCTTACCAGGAAATTTACGCCATGTTTAACAAAGGGAACTACATGAAAAAGTTTTTTTTATTAGTGATGAGTTTCACTATAACGACCGGTCTCTTTGCGATAAGTGAAGATGCCGGAACAACTGCGTTCAACTTTCTCAATATTCCGATGGGTGCTCGTGGTGCTGGTATGGGCAATTCATTTACCGCTGTTTCTGATGATGCACTTGCACCATTCTGGAATGCTGCCGGACTGCCAAATGTGAGAGCAAAACTTCTCCAGGTAACATATATCAACTATTTTGCCGGTTACAATGGAGGAGCTGCAAGCTATACCATGCCATTGAAAGAAGGTTCGACCATTGCCGTTTTCTCAAAATTCATGGGTGTTGGCGGTATTCCTAAGACAGGTATCGATGGGAACCAGAATCTTGTCGATCTCGGAACCTTCGGCTCATACGATGTCATGCTTGGGGTATCCTACGGGAAATACCTTTCTGAGATCATAAACTGGGGAGTCAACCTTAAAGTGATTTCAGAAACTATCGATGAATATTCCTCACAGGCAGTAGCAGCTGACGTATGTATCCTGCATCAGTCTCCGAATCCACGTTTGAAGATCGGTCTTGCTGCAAGAAATCTTGGCATGCAACTTTCAAAATTCGACCAGGAAAAGGAAAAGCTTCCGCTTACATTCTCATTAGGTTTGGCATATAAACTCAATACTGGTGTGCTTGCTTTGGATGTTCATAAACCTATGCATACGAATTTCTATGGTACCATCGGTCTTGAAACAACATTCCAGAATAAGTTCACTGTTCGAGCAGGATATCGTACGAATGCAAGTGACTGGAAGGTCGGCTCAGGCATAGATTTTCTGTCCGGAATTTCTGCTGGGGTTGGTTTCAGCTGGAAGGATTATCAATTTGATTACGCAGTAAATTCATACGGGGAACTCGGTTTCATTCATCAACTATCAGT encodes:
- a CDS encoding protein kinase, with amino-acid sequence MSLIALHYELKEKIGSGNFGTVYRVEDIATKNILAIKIFDKIPLEDIREKMDPKVMREITKISHPNLIKIFDYGIYQESLYLLSEFYESKGLQNFHLTKRNKQEFFDIITQICYALNHLHKHNIVHKDLKLENVLYKKVEEDFHVKVCDYGFNKIISQTDAYPEGEVVSLPYIAPELLLGSYFSAQSDFYALGVIMYYLSVGTFPFSREEIKLMSEKKIPNIIPQFPSKINPAVDKKLEDLIFNLIEFNPALRVSDTKEIIQNINEMQEKKYPLAIEPPLVKQIEAKQFRFRDQDVITLRDQINEVKNKKGEIIFVTGEKGVGKTSLMQYIKWYILSEDYHVFYYNCTDEHRDPFFMLCKEIFLSQDEKGKHFFEQSASNKFCEFLFKSEEKSLKIIEDESELLRDFDLARDYMFCFSATKPIVFFITSIDKVEPSTIQFLEYISKDLGNYPIAIILSSYNPYILDPIEDVHRIHIEPLSRDEAFTFIQETIGQKCPEHFCNQVYRITNGNQRFILELISHLIGKKIILDDDDIWHFDMDIMNVELPKKILSAIEEKITLIPDKIKGLLSQLAVLEVPLSTQVIQYTLQMKDSKDLFFFIQDVESLDILVKNDDYIEDGYYKFVYPVLKAELAKGISTSEKKKISKQVITYFKSKEVTKSAIIDGIIHHCEIAGDHEAEIHYHLLKTQRYSESKNIIAAWKSCYKGLFKLNKLKEHLREKTITDYLKALYPLSILLKKCDIKEICCQQYLSYIKKDPELMLMNARLKMACREFSAAEKMLDELENSNFSYDIISLELARLELYNFSHEEDKAHAIVKNLSNEKLAPFHEINYFLFSGDYYYSIGAYEQAIEELKKAQKVAKTHEAPIRLGRILKVLGDSYNILNKVEKAVQHYQEAFEVSTREGDILNIANVLSHWGFLNMKQGSLRDGLEKSQEALSYFKHINFSSGMAEVNLNIAQTSFKLGDFRDAERYFETALTIAKKLKYTKLINKIYNRSSFLKLRILQPAKFLAFLDSQYDNYFKHGTIGNINSYLKNYCFWLVISGNYDGLRAVYEQIKAEKIDTSLEKEFMLQLEGWLARADKKYAQAVTNFKKAGTLAKKNQNEYALMMSYLNIADTCLIASDNKQAEIYCEQAHALASKNEFLRWDNYTRILQCKILLRKPELNLRTVIRRLLKAEVIAKKMKDWSLQCESLVLITLIYRTLHMKALEYKYRRRYNRKLDVICKGLDEADVNRMRNQFHYNALQSPQQLRKVVSQRTNISPSKLQHYFFDLLHLTSVNQIRFYLKKYILEVIGIDKFGFFLHNAQTAEGDFWISKNLKRSDISSVHQRYFDKLRTELQCQYYTVKDQHFCLVPLALKNELEGIAILADRGEYPFTKSEKLIIKLSGFYLTIILKKIGEYEEVIEQREQLSNLISISRDILQIMNQEELKNQITLNAIKLSGAERGFFINLDENNNFVFNVALLSTGEKIDKDNLKISKTVLKDVYESQVALTTFDAVDEKRFADSDSIKRHELRSVYCAPLYVNNNIYGFLYLDNLTSASKVLRFNEKLLEIFILMAETAIKNTLDYEKLSDANKELLKIDQERAQFINISSHEFNTPIQTLKSYISILKDPNTPDKVRQNTISIMEKNVERLLHAINNILQMNALETRSIQFDKELIEPDDLLKIVYDETHILAEMRKQKLNLKLAKGLKPIRGERITLINGIKNLVLNAIKFTDDYGEITIGARKSRFRKEEADSKESLIIYVKDNGIGIPSYELDNIFREFYEVTDLKSHHSGVIEFKSSGLGLGLPITKTIVEHYGGKMWVRSVKGEGSTFFISLPFASKPRKKKEDS
- a CDS encoding PorV/PorQ family protein, producing MKKFFLLVMSFTITTGLFAISEDAGTTAFNFLNIPMGARGAGMGNSFTAVSDDALAPFWNAAGLPNVRAKLLQVTYINYFAGYNGGAASYTMPLKEGSTIAVFSKFMGVGGIPKTGIDGNQNLVDLGTFGSYDVMLGVSYGKYLSEIINWGVNLKVISETIDEYSSQAVAADVCILHQSPNPRLKIGLAARNLGMQLSKFDQEKEKLPLTFSLGLAYKLNTGVLALDVHKPMHTNFYGTIGLETTFQNKFTVRAGYRTNASDWKVGSGIDFLSGISAGVGFSWKDYQFDYAVNSYGELGFIHQLSVGYHF